A region of the Bradysia coprophila strain Holo2 unplaced genomic scaffold, BU_Bcop_v1 contig_232, whole genome shotgun sequence genome:
GTTACTATTcgattgtgaaaaaaaaaattgtgaaaaatagaaaatgtctCACAGCTAGCACCACATTCCCTGGAATGCCCCATATATGCGTCATTAACGTACACCAAAAAGGTTATCAGTTAAATAAATtctgataaaaaatttatacCCAAAACGAATTACtttatcaaattttctaattcatTTATCAGCGAAGGTCTACTTTATTCGGTTCgtttataatttttgattcaGTTCGTGTacgaaacaaataaaaaccaaaaaaatcattttacaccaaaaaaatgaccaaaatttggtaaaaatgATCGAGGACGGATTTTCACCATTGGAAGACAAAACGAGATGCCAGAAATGGCAGCGAAACTGGCATCAAGAGAGGTCTCTAATCGGAGGTAAAAACAACactttttgtttacatttatgCTTTCGATGCCACTCGAACAGAAACGGAAACCGAGTGAGTTCTTACTATTCGTACAGGAATCTTATTGATGATAAACAGTGGCATGCATGTGTCATGGTCGATTTTTAATGGGGAATTCGGAAGTCAGGCCTGGGCGGAGGAGGCCACTGTATTCGAAGTGTTGTTCGTTCAGATTGGCTTCTTTATTGGATCGATCGTTGGTGGATTTAACAGTGGATATTTTGTGGACAGTTTGGGAAGACGTAAAGTCATTGTAAGTATAGAGAGCAATAAATTTATGGACTTATTAGGGAGCAGTGGATGTGATTGCAATAGGAATCATTCGGTGTCTACATTTCGGATTGACTCGCACACCGCGAAAGTTGCTTTAGGCTCTTAAACTTTTATAAACGGATAGTTGATGCAGAGTACTTGTTTTGTCATTCGTTTTGTAATATAAGGGAAACGAAGACAGAGAGTCTGAAAACATCATTTATTTCGGTCGTCTTTGTCGATACGATAACAAATGGCGTACCCGACTGAAGTAgctacaaaaaatgtaaaaggaaaatgtttcttgcGACAACTTCAGCAAGTACTTCAAAAGGCTAGATGGCAAGCCGTTTACTTAAGATTGTATGCGTAGACCCGATCAACCTCACACACAACAATCATAACGGCGCGGCAgtatctattacttctttcgttcaaaatattttcattttgccgatgccaaatcttttacttcattagttttgctACAACTTTTCCATTTTGCTATTTATAAAGTCTCAAAGAGATCACAAGCACACTCCTTATTTTGTTGTCAccgtcaataacagatgatattgCTGCTGCGCTGCACTCCACCGTCTCTTCCGGAACCAATATGTGAAGGCTACCGTtgccaagaaaatatttttttttgttgcaggGACTTGGTATCGCTGCTCAACTAATTGGTTCGattataacaattttttccgCCAGATCGGTGGTTGCGTTAATCTTCGCCAGGGTGATATCAGGATATGGTCATGGTACTGCATATCTTGCCCTAATGATCTACGCCGCCGAAATATCAACGAATCAAAATCGTGGAAAACTAATCAGCCTGATCCACATGGGCTTCGTGTCTGGTATTGTACTGTTTTCGGTAATGGTTCCATTTACCGTCgccgaaaaacaaattgaaatcgtCCATTTGATGGGAGTGTTGTCCGGAGCTCTGGCCGTCGTAGCGTTACCCCTTCATCATTTCTTCACGTATGAATCGCCGGCATTCCTAATCAAAGTCGGTAATGATTTGGATGGTCAAGAGAATCTAGTCAAGTTCAGGAATGATAAGTACATCACACCCGAAATTCGTGACGAATTTCAGGGCCTGAAAGATATGGTGATGAGAGATTCCAGATTCGTTGGAAGCATCTGGCGATTGTCGTCATTCTATTTTCtgctatttttgaaaatgcttAGCGTTATCGTGTTCAATTATCCGCTGAACGTTACACGAATAAATTTAGCCAAAGCAACGATCACTTCACTGCAAGACTATCCATTTCAGCCGCTCCTTCTCTCTGCCATCCGATTTCTCTTCAGTTTGGTCATTGTATTTGTCATTGACGGTACCGGTCGCAAACGTTCGCTCTCTTGGAGCGTACGGACAAGTTTCATTGCCATGCTCGTTCTATCCATCGGATACGTAGCATCCAGTCAAACGATTccaatcattttcaattttgctttcgaattattttcgaGTATGGGAACGTTGATGACAATCGACGTGTACTCCGGCGAAGCACTCAATATGGCTAAAAAGGGAA
Encoded here:
- the LOC119076074 gene encoding glucose transporter GlcP-like — its product is MIEDGFSPLEDKTRCQKWQRNWHQERSLIGGILLMINSGMHVSWSIFNGEFGSQAWAEEATVFEVLFVQIGFFIGSIVGGFNSGYFVDSLGRRKVIGLGIAAQLIGSIITIFSARSVVALIFARVISGYGHGTAYLALMIYAAEISTNQNRGKLISLIHMGFVSGIVLFSVMVPFTVAEKQIEIVHLMGVLSGALAVVALPLHHFFTYESPAFLIKVGNDLDGQENLVKFRNDKYITPEIRDEFQGLKDMVMRDSRFVGSIWRLSSFYFLLFLKMLSVIVFNYPLNVTRINLAKATITSLQDYPFQPLLLSAIRFLFSLVIVFVIDGTGRKRSLSWSVRTSFIAMLVLSIGYVASSQTIPIIFNFAFELFSSMGTLMTIDVYSGEALNMAKKGIGLSLANCVENLFQIVLLSIGIGFGITYVCSSAVLFVAAAYLLLFVFVNLPETRKVPLPDVTGKFTGISFKLCFCKN